A stretch of Parvimonas micra DNA encodes these proteins:
- a CDS encoding iron ABC transporter permease, which translates to MVDKKVRIKFLFLVFFLVLAFIFSFSIGRYPIKFFDVIKVITDRFFYGIVDNSPASTVIWNIRIPRVLCAILVGAGISTSGALYQGLLKNPMVSPDILGTTQAAAFGSAFGILMYFNFFEITLLSFSLGIISVFVTYTLSKIFRSDRILGLILTGMMIGSLFSSLISFVKLVADTENQLPSITYWLMGSLASVKMIDFKFIFFPIVTGLIVSNLYKVEINIFTMGEEEAKTLGLNTEKIRFIIIFFATLMTASSVAVTGIIGWIGLVIPHFSRLIFGDDYRFVIPESGLLGASFLLVVDILCRNITTSEIPIGIVTSFIGAPIFLYLIYKKGRDYDRG; encoded by the coding sequence ATGGTTGATAAAAAAGTAAGGATTAAGTTCTTATTTTTAGTGTTTTTTTTAGTTTTGGCTTTTATTTTTTCTTTTAGTATTGGTCGATATCCAATTAAATTTTTCGATGTAATAAAAGTGATAACAGATAGATTTTTTTATGGAATAGTTGATAATTCACCTGCAAGTACGGTGATTTGGAATATAAGGATTCCTCGTGTTTTATGTGCAATTTTAGTAGGAGCAGGAATTTCTACAAGTGGAGCATTATATCAAGGACTTTTAAAAAATCCTATGGTTAGTCCTGACATTTTAGGAACAACTCAAGCTGCTGCATTTGGTAGTGCATTTGGAATACTTATGTATTTTAATTTTTTTGAAATAACACTATTATCTTTTAGTTTAGGTATTATTTCAGTTTTTGTTACTTACACTTTAAGTAAAATTTTTAGAAGCGATAGAATTTTAGGGCTTATTTTAACTGGAATGATGATAGGAAGTTTATTTTCATCTTTAATTTCCTTTGTAAAACTTGTTGCTGATACAGAAAACCAATTGCCAAGCATAACATATTGGCTTATGGGTTCTTTGGCTTCTGTAAAAATGATAGACTTTAAATTTATCTTTTTCCCAATTGTAACAGGACTTATTGTATCTAATCTTTATAAAGTAGAAATAAATATTTTTACAATGGGTGAAGAAGAGGCTAAAACACTTGGACTTAATACTGAAAAAATAAGATTTATTATAATATTTTTTGCAACATTAATGACTGCTTCAAGTGTTGCGGTTACAGGTATAATAGGTTGGATTGGACTTGTAATACCACATTTTTCAAGACTTATTTTTGGGGATGATTATAGATTTGTAATTCCTGAATCTGGACTTTTAGGAGCTAGTTTTTTACTTGTCGTAGATATTTTATGTAGAAATATTACTACTTCTGAAATTCCAATAGGGATAGTTACTTCTTTTATCGGTGCTCCAATATTCTTGTATTTGATTTATAAAAAAGGTAGAGATTATGATAGAGGTTAA
- a CDS encoding M15 family metallopeptidase: MKKTKSRRLIFIVAIFVLIISYVVFSLYTKNKNKKSEIEKDLPYNFENLSLPEVTDFSDILTNYAKTLEKTPIYENANLSIQKGKIDKEKYLEVYGYKDGVSKIKYNDNFYFVKSKNIEDVSKDKNFKVIKGILLVNTEYGLPSDFNPQMDKFVEKQFELMKVDANREKITLNLSKDYVSYEEQKEIHKNAPKPDGAVIYAMYAAPGHNESQIGQSLDIIGKDEEKNLTEAFKETEEFHWLIKNAHKYGFILRYPENKEDITNFKFAPWHFRYVGVENANKMLKNNITLEEFFRLD; the protein is encoded by the coding sequence TTGAAAAAGACAAAAAGTAGAAGACTTATTTTTATAGTAGCAATTTTTGTATTAATTATTTCCTATGTAGTATTTTCATTATATACTAAAAATAAAAATAAAAAGTCGGAAATAGAAAAAGATTTACCTTATAATTTTGAAAATTTATCTTTGCCTGAAGTTACAGATTTTTCAGATATTTTAACAAATTATGCAAAAACTTTGGAAAAAACTCCTATTTATGAAAATGCAAATCTTTCTATTCAAAAAGGTAAAATTGATAAGGAAAAGTATCTTGAAGTTTATGGCTATAAAGATGGAGTAAGTAAAATAAAATATAATGATAATTTTTATTTTGTTAAGAGTAAAAATATTGAAGATGTATCCAAAGATAAAAATTTTAAAGTTATAAAGGGAATACTTTTAGTAAATACTGAATATGGATTGCCAAGTGATTTTAATCCACAAATGGATAAATTTGTTGAAAAGCAATTTGAATTAATGAAAGTAGATGCAAATAGAGAAAAAATAACTCTTAATTTATCTAAAGATTATGTAAGTTATGAAGAGCAAAAAGAAATTCATAAAAATGCACCAAAACCTGATGGAGCTGTTATTTATGCAATGTATGCTGCACCAGGGCATAATGAATCACAAATAGGACAAAGTTTAGATATAATTGGTAAAGATGAAGAAAAAAATTTAACAGAAGCATTTAAAGAAACTGAAGAATTTCACTGGCTTATAAAAAATGCTCATAAATATGGATTTATTCTTCGCTATCCTGAAAACAAGGAAGATATAACAAATTTTAAGTTTGCACCATGGCATTTTCGTTATGTTGGTGTAGAAAACGCAAATAAAATGTTAAAAAATAATATCACATTAGAAGAATTTTTTAGACTTGATTAA
- the rpmF gene encoding 50S ribosomal protein L32: MAVPKRKTSKARRDKRRASSYRLPKVALVRDPETNELVVPHRVNPDTGMYKGRKVLDVE; this comes from the coding sequence ATGGCAGTACCTAAGAGAAAAACTTCAAAAGCAAGAAGAGATAAGAGAAGAGCATCTTCATATAGACTACCTAAAGTGGCTCTAGTTAGAGATCCTGAAACTAATGAATTGGTTGTACCTCACAGAGTTAATCCTGACACAGGAATGTATAAAGGAAGAAAAGTATTAGATGTTGAATAA
- a CDS encoding acetate kinase produces MKILVINCGSSSLKYQLFDMTDESVLCKGLVERIGIEGSKLTHKVGNEKLVVEEAMKDHTAAIKHVFDALVHEKYGVVKSLDEVNAIGHRVLHGGDKLTASCIIDENVKAKVREFIKFGPLHNPANLMGIEACESLVPGKQNVAVFDTAFHQTMPARTFMYAIPYEYYEDYRLRKFGFHGTSHRYVTLRTAELLNTDKKNLNIITVHLGNGSSIAAIKNGECYDTTMGLTPLEGLVMGTRSGDLDPTVMTFLMNEKGYSADEMNQILNKKSGVLGVSGLSSDFRDLEEAAEKGNERAQLALDMFITRVRRYVGGFMAELGHVDAISFAGGIGENSASMRKLILENMEEYGIIIDDAKNDTREEAVISADNSRVKVLVVPTNEELMIARDTMNLVK; encoded by the coding sequence ATGAAAATTTTAGTTATTAACTGTGGAAGTTCATCTTTAAAATATCAATTATTTGATATGACTGATGAAAGTGTATTATGTAAAGGATTAGTTGAAAGAATCGGAATAGAAGGTTCAAAATTAACTCACAAAGTTGGAAATGAAAAATTAGTTGTTGAAGAAGCAATGAAAGACCATACAGCAGCTATTAAACATGTATTTGATGCTTTAGTTCATGAAAAATATGGAGTTGTTAAGAGCTTAGATGAAGTTAATGCAATTGGACATAGAGTACTTCATGGTGGAGATAAATTAACAGCATCATGTATAATTGATGAAAATGTAAAAGCAAAAGTTAGAGAATTTATTAAATTTGGACCACTACATAACCCAGCAAATTTAATGGGTATTGAAGCTTGTGAAAGCTTAGTTCCTGGAAAACAAAATGTTGCAGTATTCGATACAGCATTCCATCAAACAATGCCAGCAAGAACATTTATGTATGCGATTCCTTATGAATACTATGAAGATTATAGACTTAGAAAATTTGGTTTCCATGGAACAAGCCATAGATATGTAACTTTAAGAACTGCTGAATTGTTAAATACAGATAAGAAAAACTTAAATATTATTACTGTTCACTTAGGAAATGGATCATCAATCGCTGCAATTAAAAACGGAGAATGTTATGATACAACAATGGGATTAACTCCGTTAGAAGGACTTGTAATGGGAACAAGAAGTGGAGATTTAGATCCTACAGTTATGACATTCTTAATGAATGAAAAAGGATATTCAGCTGATGAAATGAATCAAATTTTAAATAAAAAATCCGGAGTTCTTGGAGTTTCAGGATTAAGCTCAGACTTTAGAGATTTAGAAGAAGCAGCTGAAAAAGGAAATGAAAGAGCACAACTTGCTTTAGATATGTTTATCACAAGAGTAAGAAGATATGTTGGTGGATTTATGGCTGAATTAGGTCACGTAGATGCTATTTCATTTGCCGGTGGTATTGGAGAAAATTCAGCTTCAATGCGTAAATTAATATTAGAAAATATGGAAGAATATGGAATTATTATTGATGATGCTAAAAATGATACAAGAGAAGAAGCTGTTATTTCAGCTGATAATTCAAGAGTAAAAGTCCTAGTAGTTCCTACAAATGAAGAATTAATGATTGCAAGAGATACTATGAATTTAGTAAAATAA